One window of Globicephala melas chromosome 2, mGloMel1.2, whole genome shotgun sequence genomic DNA carries:
- the DHRS7 gene encoding dehydrogenase/reductase SDR family member 7: MSWNLLLWLLALCALLALVVQLLRFLRADGDLTLLWAEWQGRRPEWELTDMVVWVTGASSGIGEELAYQLSKLGVSLVLSSRRVHELERVKRRCLENGNLKGKDILILPLDLTNRSSHEMATKAVLQEFGKIDILVNNGGVSQRSLCVDTSLDVYKELIEVNYLGTVSLTKCVLPHMIERKQGKIVTVTSLLGVISAPLSAGYCASKHALQGFFNTLRIELATYPGIIVSNICPGPVQSNIVKNALTEEVTKTTGSNADQSHKMAASRCVQLMLISMANDLKEVWIADQPFLLMAYLWQYMPTWAWWITDKLGKKRIENFKNGVDADSSYFKIWKTKYQ; the protein is encoded by the exons ATGAGCTGGAACCTGCTGCTCTGGCTGCTGGCGCTGTGCGCGCTGCTCGCTCTCGTGGTGCAGCTGCTACGCTTCCTGCGGGCCGACGGCGACCTGACCCTGCTGTGGGCCGAGTGGCAGGGGCGACGCCCAG AATGGGAGCTGACTGATATGGTGGTGTGGGTGACTGGAGCATCAAGTGGGATTGGTGAAGAGCTGGCTTACCAGCTGTCCAAACTAGGAGTTTCTCTTGTGCTGTCATCCAGAAGAGTGCATGAGCTGGAAAGGGTGAAAAGAAGATGCCTTG AGAACGGCaatttgaaaggaaaagataTACTCATTTTGCCCCTTGACCTGACTAACAGAAGTTCCCATGAAATGGCTACCAAAGCGGTTCTCCAGGAGTTTGGCAAA atTGACATTCTGGTCAACAATGGTGGAGTATCCCAGCGTTCTTTGTGTGTGGACACCAGCCTGGACGTCTACAAGGAGCTAATAGAGGTTAACTACTTAGGGACGGTGTCCTTgacaaagtgtgttctgcctcaCATGATTGAGAGGAAGCAAGGAAAAATTGTTACTGTGACTAGCCTCCTGGGTGTTATATCTGCACCCCTTTCTGCTGGATATTGTGCCAGCAAACATGCTCTTCAG ggGTTTTTTAATACGCTCCGAATTGAACTTGCTACATACCCAGGTATAATAGTTTCTAACATTTGCCCAGGACCTGTGCAATCAAATATTGTGAAGAATGCCCTAACTGAAGAAGTCACCAAG ACTACAGGCAGCAATGCAGATCAGTCCCACAAGATGGCAGCCAGTCGTTGTGTGCAGCTGATGTTAATCAGCATGGCCAATGATTTGAAGGAAGTTTGGATCGCGGATCAGCCTTTTTTGTTAATGGCATATTTGTGGCAGTATATGCCAACCTGGGCCTGGTGGATAACCGACAAATTAGGGAAGAAAAGGATTGAGAACTTTAAGAATGGTGTG